Proteins encoded together in one Mycoplasma miroungirhinis window:
- a CDS encoding MAG3240 family lipoprotein yields the protein MLKKNKLFLGFVLPLFSLSCLICLSCNTQNLNNNDINEKIIDKNLLMSFNNKQINILNDFYPFLNKDVQNFNNDNTYYDIFKHKKPKINELGIEIGEEEIIDAIKTKEASKIDINDFFIQFDKDIIKTTTNYSPWITNTLPTVYNIRYSEVGLKPFPDIQSLIYKIIDDMQNGTWSKVSHLKFFDGYFYNLNTIRLKSWTNNLLQKKMWETLLLTYINYFNTDVVKLNIKINKEDIFDNENDNMVSFSIDCFDKNNQSLLTNENKNKKFYLFGFKNYLNDPKFGVFENIDNLKLFNEYLVSPILKFKLNNIYSVNDINSFVNNVFSPEFISGDSFNYFLNKHSDLIELEVPEYKKNTDKAYRFVSSEVASFFGTRQLLKIKIEVIHQDDSKEYFWWLSSDFDDHGHKMKPLINKIKNQLLFETFNPNLEKFNLQKDTFQLKINKQEKRDFMGIEANEFFESDLFKSILKTIDQLPIKHIKMANNLRLWNNNIKSNFEAGWLTYDSEAFKYFETWLNLFVLQYAINTHKDDINTMLNHIKVEIATLPYSAGQVALKFHFIALQNSKEIELLNQQNQDKIILWNGFKGYDKTKNKPFTF from the coding sequence ATGTTAAAAAAAAATAAGTTATTTTTAGGCTTTGTTTTACCGTTATTTAGTTTAAGTTGTTTGATTTGTTTATCTTGTAATACACAAAATTTAAACAATAATGACATAAATGAAAAAATAATTGATAAAAATTTATTAATGTCATTTAACAATAAACAAATCAATATTTTAAATGATTTTTATCCTTTTTTAAACAAAGATGTACAAAATTTCAATAACGATAACACTTATTATGATATTTTCAAGCACAAAAAACCTAAAATAAATGAATTAGGGATTGAAATCGGAGAAGAAGAAATTATTGATGCAATAAAAACTAAAGAAGCATCAAAAATAGATATAAATGATTTTTTTATCCAATTTGATAAAGATATAATTAAAACTACCACAAATTATTCACCATGAATTACAAACACTTTACCAACTGTGTATAACATAAGATATTCTGAAGTAGGTTTAAAACCTTTTCCTGATATTCAATCATTAATTTATAAAATAATTGATGATATGCAAAATGGAACTTGAAGTAAAGTTAGTCATCTAAAATTTTTTGATGGATATTTTTATAATTTAAACACAATAAGATTAAAATCTTGAACAAACAATTTATTACAAAAGAAAATGTGAGAAACTTTATTATTAACTTATATAAATTACTTTAATACTGATGTAGTTAAATTAAATATTAAAATTAACAAAGAAGACATTTTTGACAATGAAAATGATAATATGGTTAGCTTTTCTATTGATTGTTTTGATAAGAACAATCAAAGTTTGTTAACTAATGAAAATAAAAATAAAAAGTTTTATTTATTTGGTTTTAAAAATTACTTAAATGATCCTAAATTTGGAGTTTTTGAAAATATTGATAATTTAAAACTTTTTAATGAATATTTAGTAAGTCCAATATTGAAATTTAAACTTAATAATATATATTCTGTTAATGATATTAATAGTTTTGTAAATAATGTGTTTAGTCCTGAATTTATAAGTGGTGATAGTTTTAATTATTTTTTGAATAAACACAGTGATTTAATTGAATTAGAAGTTCCTGAATACAAAAAAAATACAGATAAAGCCTATCGATTTGTTTCAAGCGAAGTGGCTTCGTTTTTTGGAACAAGACAATTATTAAAAATAAAAATAGAAGTCATTCATCAAGATGATTCTAAAGAATATTTTTGATGATTAAGCAGTGATTTTGATGACCATGGTCATAAAATGAAACCACTAATAAATAAAATTAAAAATCAATTATTATTCGAAACTTTTAATCCAAATTTAGAAAAATTTAATTTACAAAAAGATACATTTCAATTAAAAATAAATAAACAAGAAAAAAGAGATTTTATGGGTATTGAAGCAAATGAGTTTTTTGAATCTGATTTATTTAAAAGTATTTTAAAAACCATTGATCAACTACCTATAAAACATATTAAAATGGCTAATAATTTACGTTTATGGAACAACAACATAAAAAGTAATTTTGAAGCCGGATGATTAACTTATGATTCTGAAGCATTTAAGTATTTTGAAACATGATTGAACTTATTTGTTTTACAATATGCAATAAATACTCATAAAGATGACATTAATACGATGTTAAATCATATAAAAGTTGAAATTGCTACTTTGCCTTATTCAGCAGGCCAAGTCGCACTTAAATTTCACTTTATAGCATTACAAAACTCAAAAGAAATTGAACTACTTAATCAACAAAATCAAGATAAAATAATTTTATGAAATGGTTTTAAAGGTTATGATAAAACTAAAAATAAACCATTTACTTTTTAA
- the whiA gene encoding DNA-binding protein WhiA, protein MKPTFTQKVKSEVISSKITFTSAINILNGILYTQTNTKIHKLIINNENIKQFIEKILQILNIEYKLPKKNWLLFQIPDVFFTYKYKKEKDFFIGIFIISGSVSDIQSTSYHLEIKTKNFKFANDIQEIMEQYGIFFKMVFRKDHYLLYIKKVEQICDFLKAIGAVESYLVFEEKKIDRDYINTINRLTNFDFYNQQKIAKSYVSFLKKYKWLSENSLQDDFTFEQIIFYEIKKDNPGASLNDLVLLLEQKNVKKTKSTLGYYLKKIDKVYNKYKK, encoded by the coding sequence ATGAAACCAACATTTACTCAAAAAGTCAAATCAGAAGTTATTAGTTCAAAAATAACATTCACATCTGCTATTAATATTTTAAATGGAATTTTATATACTCAAACTAATACTAAAATACATAAATTAATAATAAATAATGAAAATATTAAACAATTTATTGAAAAAATTTTACAAATATTAAACATTGAATATAAATTACCGAAAAAAAATTGACTTTTATTTCAAATCCCTGATGTTTTTTTTACTTATAAATATAAGAAGGAAAAAGATTTTTTTATAGGAATTTTTATTATAAGTGGTTCTGTTAGTGATATACAAAGTACTTCTTATCATTTAGAAATTAAAACCAAAAACTTTAAATTTGCAAATGATATTCAAGAAATTATGGAGCAATACGGGATATTTTTTAAAATGGTATTTAGAAAAGACCATTATTTATTGTATATTAAAAAAGTGGAACAAATTTGTGACTTTTTAAAAGCAATTGGTGCCGTTGAAAGTTATTTAGTTTTTGAAGAAAAAAAGATTGATAGAGATTATATTAACACAATTAATAGATTAACTAATTTTGATTTTTATAATCAACAAAAAATTGCTAAAAGTTATGTAAGTTTTTTAAAGAAATATAAATGACTATCTGAAAATTCTTTACAAGATGATTTTACATTTGAACAAATTATTTTTTATGAAATTAAAAAAGATAACCCTGGTGCAAGTTTAAATGATTTGGTCTTACTTTTAGAACAAAAAAACGTTAAAAAAACAAAATCTACACTAGGTTATTATTTAAAAAAAATTGATAAGGTGTATAATAAATACAAAAAATAA
- a CDS encoding MATE family efflux transporter, with amino-acid sequence MTTIISEDKKQLRAIKLFEKTPIKKAIFIVTIPGILTMLTMGLYAFFNQVFILNFVPRTIGLLDGDLASNSDKLYFYLNSNLPHLNREQFDLMFSYYTSTLPKGEYISTISSDVMASISINAAAPFFLTANAVIFLIPMGSSVYYTKCITKKVERTGKDLWATTFWTSFAVALFTTFLIYVFIWSNLTGQVISHSKFNAISLKQLDMEFKNKDFLENSNLLPSQIFTSYYDASRKMATSWVNTYLYIYGSGSILQALYLLFSYLLRAEGKNAHVMIWAIVANIIGLAFDALFIIVFKMGILGGALATLIGWVFNLASYSIYILIGNKKNNTWLSYKHLLHFKFRWKLLMPISLLGLSAFVRTLGVGLINLMITLLLNNLPFSDGFTNVYNWAKAAPSITLFALALFGISDGAASLLSYNYTQRNTKRIREIYWWSLLIGAIYALVVYILVASFAKYFALSLYVPEDRLNDVILYMRINMLRMIFYSLAIGGILLFRATNDIKMSILIVSLETFITFWFVMGISVGIGFTLFNNGYPNSQSSLVVSIGFALNALAVGIISFILSLKWLYKTLPNIDKNQKLSWSLKIENNFFEHAYELENAHKKALLENN; translated from the coding sequence ATGACTACAATAATTTCAGAAGATAAAAAACAACTAAGAGCAATAAAATTATTTGAAAAAACACCGATCAAAAAAGCTATTTTTATTGTTACAATTCCAGGTATTTTAACTATGTTAACAATGGGGTTATATGCTTTTTTTAACCAAGTTTTTATTTTAAATTTTGTTCCTAGAACAATTGGATTATTAGATGGTGATTTAGCTTCAAATAGTGATAAATTATATTTTTATCTAAACAGTAATTTACCACATTTAAATAGAGAACAATTTGATTTAATGTTTAGTTATTACACGTCAACATTACCAAAAGGTGAATATATTTCAACTATTTCTAGTGATGTAATGGCCTCTATATCAATTAATGCTGCGGCACCATTTTTTCTTACTGCAAATGCTGTGATATTTTTAATTCCAATGGGTTCAAGTGTCTATTATACAAAATGTATTACTAAAAAAGTAGAAAGAACAGGAAAAGACCTTTGAGCGACTACTTTTTGAACTTCATTTGCTGTAGCTTTATTTACAACTTTTTTAATATATGTTTTTATTTGAAGTAATTTAACAGGTCAAGTTATAAGTCATTCTAAATTTAATGCAATTAGTTTAAAACAGTTAGATATGGAATTTAAAAACAAGGATTTTTTAGAAAATTCTAATCTCTTACCTTCTCAAATTTTTACATCTTATTATGACGCAAGTCGTAAAATGGCTACTTCTTGAGTAAATACTTATTTATATATTTATGGCTCAGGAAGTATTTTACAAGCTTTATATTTATTATTTAGTTATTTATTAAGAGCAGAAGGGAAAAATGCTCATGTTATGATTTGGGCAATTGTTGCTAATATAATAGGTTTAGCTTTTGATGCTTTATTTATTATTGTCTTTAAAATGGGAATATTAGGTGGTGCATTAGCAACATTAATTGGTTGAGTCTTTAACTTAGCCTCTTATTCTATTTATATCCTAATTGGAAACAAAAAAAATAACACGTGATTAAGTTATAAACATTTATTACATTTTAAATTTAGATGAAAATTATTAATGCCAATTTCATTATTAGGTTTAAGTGCTTTTGTCAGAACATTAGGTGTTGGACTAATCAATTTAATGATAACCTTGCTTCTAAATAATCTTCCATTTAGTGATGGATTTACTAACGTTTATAATTGAGCAAAAGCTGCACCAAGTATTACATTATTTGCACTTGCTTTATTTGGAATAAGTGATGGTGCGGCTTCATTATTAAGTTATAATTACACACAAAGAAATACTAAAAGAATTCGTGAAATATATTGATGGTCATTACTTATTGGTGCAATTTATGCTTTAGTAGTTTATATTTTAGTTGCTTCATTTGCTAAATATTTTGCACTTTCATTGTATGTTCCTGAAGATAGATTAAATGATGTAATTTTATATATGCGAATTAATATGTTAAGAATGATTTTTTATAGTTTAGCTATTGGTGGAATATTATTATTTAGAGCAACAAATGATATTAAAATGTCGATATTAATTGTGTCACTAGAAACATTTATAACATTTTGATTTGTCATGGGAATTAGTGTTGGTATTGGGTTTACTTTATTTAATAATGGTTATCCAAATAGTCAATCTAGTTTAGTAGTAAGTATTGGTTTTGCATTAAATGCATTAGCAGTCGGAATTATAAGTTTTATATTAAGTCTAAAATGATTATATAAAACACTACCTAATATAGATAAAAACCAAAAATTATCTTGAAGTTTAAAAATTGAAAATAACTTTTTTGAACATGCTTATGAACTAGAAAATGCACACAAAAAAGCATTATTAGAAAATAATTAA
- a CDS encoding OppA family ABC transporter substrate-binding lipoprotein, with product MKLKNLFLSSLLLTIPFIGFFATSCKINNFLEINDKYNESFNFPNESNNFSIYNKNNISKKINNLISTKLFRIVSQDQPEIDFVNNRILKPSKMFLKFEQATKIQITWNNNNKEEISIFNTDTINNVSFDDLSLNNQVIGYRNLYEFIKSNDEHSINSWNFKKALENAKKIEIFVENNKNPWLDSELNKTKHHLNIQDFKLGFLKSIMSSLTNRQKILKTNKLLDYDEKITQNISYFNQDNILNYLQSNNIETKQFLDPNFIKDDLPLTFKLIENKNIKSSNWWTVFQNIFLLDNVTDALPSFKFNLDFSLNETKNYDFLYEYGKTYKDLFYSSYYFISQNTLNNIKLKKNKYYINNTNWQNESHFNEINFKFNVLPINLQTYNIQTFNAFNQNLNSVLDFDNLDELQKQSIIDNLENYNLNYFKNYQTYNNQTPLIINLFPHSQNLFFNNTFSRLYFGLTKNELNKNYELKNTVTKQTIIFRNLINNVINPYILSNLKNADIYLSQAPSGLFISSSNNSNTNYTNLIDATQQISKQIIFDNNLQKINKTTSFDNKQKAKRLDNIINYNESLKSVDFYQIQNIIKPILDDYFKQHTDEKSVTWTIPIDNRQGHYAISKLASFIKSTFKNLDNRLNVEVQFIENIDDYNLFFKNQNSLYNENNFELVTTDTNGFLYKYLTQNDYKNLLELIFVWDVIQNTQSYPEINQFIKKLENYLKDNNALYSHKIFNNFKYLDFEHINTFFSRNLNWNLDTFNNLLLSFIIHYSQTHTTFQILNLINEIANVFSYTISVDNYISLNSFSKKILQKYIIKPASYYNLEYLQDTLILEKR from the coding sequence ATGAAATTAAAAAATCTTTTTTTAAGTTCTTTATTATTAACAATCCCCTTTATAGGATTTTTTGCAACAAGTTGTAAAATCAATAATTTTTTAGAAATTAATGATAAATACAATGAATCATTTAATTTTCCTAATGAAAGTAATAATTTTTCAATTTATAATAAAAATAATATTTCTAAAAAAATTAATAATTTAATTTCTACAAAATTATTTAGAATAGTTTCACAAGACCAACCAGAAATTGATTTTGTTAATAATCGAATTTTAAAACCTTCTAAAATGTTTTTAAAATTCGAACAAGCTACTAAAATTCAAATTACATGGAACAATAATAACAAAGAAGAAATTTCAATTTTTAATACAGATACTATTAATAATGTTTCTTTTGATGATTTATCTTTAAATAATCAAGTTATAGGTTATCGTAATTTATATGAATTTATTAAAAGTAATGATGAACATTCTATTAATAGTTGAAATTTTAAAAAAGCACTAGAAAACGCTAAAAAAATCGAAATTTTTGTTGAAAATAATAAAAATCCTTGGCTTGATTCAGAATTGAATAAGACAAAACATCATCTTAATATACAAGATTTTAAACTTGGTTTTTTAAAATCAATTATGTCGTCTCTAACAAATCGCCAAAAAATTTTAAAAACTAATAAATTACTTGATTATGATGAAAAAATCACTCAAAATATAAGTTATTTTAATCAAGATAATATCTTAAATTATTTACAATCAAATAATATTGAAACTAAACAATTTTTAGATCCCAATTTTATAAAAGATGATTTACCTTTAACCTTTAAATTAATAGAAAATAAAAACATTAAATCAAGTAATTGATGGACAGTATTTCAAAATATCTTTTTATTAGATAATGTAACTGATGCTTTACCTAGTTTTAAATTTAATTTAGATTTTTCTTTAAATGAGACAAAAAACTATGATTTTTTATATGAATATGGAAAAACATATAAAGATTTATTTTATTCAAGTTATTATTTTATTTCACAAAACACACTAAATAATATAAAGTTAAAGAAAAATAAATATTATATAAATAATACTAATTGACAAAATGAATCTCACTTTAATGAAATAAATTTTAAATTTAATGTTTTACCAATCAATTTACAAACTTATAATATTCAAACTTTTAATGCTTTTAATCAAAATCTCAATAGTGTTTTGGATTTTGATAATTTAGATGAATTACAAAAACAAAGTATTATTGATAATTTAGAAAATTACAATCTGAACTATTTTAAAAACTATCAAACATACAATAATCAAACTCCTTTAATTATTAATTTGTTTCCTCATTCTCAGAACTTATTTTTTAATAATACATTTAGTAGATTATATTTTGGGCTAACTAAAAATGAATTAAACAAAAATTATGAACTTAAAAACACAGTAACAAAACAAACAATTATTTTTAGAAATTTAATTAATAATGTCATAAACCCATATATTTTAAGTAATTTAAAAAATGCAGATATTTATCTTTCACAGGCTCCTAGTGGACTTTTTATATCTTCAAGCAATAATTCCAACACAAATTACACAAATTTAATTGATGCAACTCAACAAATATCAAAACAAATTATTTTTGATAATAATTTACAAAAAATTAATAAAACCACAAGTTTTGATAATAAACAAAAAGCAAAAAGATTAGATAATATAATAAATTATAATGAATCATTAAAATCAGTTGATTTTTATCAAATCCAAAACATTATTAAACCAATTTTGGATGATTATTTCAAACAACATACTGATGAAAAATCAGTAACTTGAACCATTCCTATTGACAATAGACAGGGTCATTATGCAATTTCAAAATTAGCTTCATTTATTAAAAGTACTTTTAAAAATTTAGATAATAGACTAAATGTAGAAGTACAATTCATTGAAAACATTGACGATTACAATTTATTTTTTAAAAATCAAAATTCACTCTATAATGAAAATAATTTTGAACTAGTCACTACTGATACCAATGGTTTTTTATATAAATATTTAACACAAAATGATTACAAAAACTTATTAGAATTAATTTTTGTATGAGATGTTATTCAAAATACTCAATCTTATCCTGAAATTAATCAATTTATTAAAAAATTAGAAAATTATTTAAAAGATAATAATGCTTTATATTCACACAAAATATTTAATAATTTTAAATATCTAGATTTTGAACATATTAACACATTTTTTTCAAGAAACTTAAATTGAAATTTAGATACTTTTAATAATCTTTTATTATCTTTTATAATTCATTATTCACAAACACACACAACATTTCAAATTTTAAATTTAATTAATGAAATAGCAAATGTATTTAGTTATACAATTAGTGTTGATAATTACATTTCACTTAATAGTTTTTCTAAAAAAATCTTACAAAAATACATAATTAAACCTGCTTCATATTACAATTTAGAATATTTACAAGATACATTAATCTTAGAAAAGAGATAA
- a CDS encoding aspartate--ammonia ligase, which translates to MYKPLLNINETQYAIAKLKSIFSLSIAKKLNLIRVSAPLFLTSSSRLNDGLNGEKPVVFSVKDFDDKLEIVHSLAKWKRQALANYNFKMHTGLYCDMNAIRREEELDFLHSIYVDQWDWELIIAKEERNKVTLQKIAKNVFDCLKTTDKKIRAQYPQLSKKLPNKLFFISSSELQKLYPHLTPDQREYEIVKKHKAVFITEIGHPLADKVPHSLRAKDYDDWNLNGDLIVYHAPNDCALEISSMGIRVDDLAIINQYKKTKEDIENISSYHSNIVNSKLPYTVGGGLGQSRIAMFLLEKQHIGEVQVSIWSDQEKQNLKNKGINLL; encoded by the coding sequence ATGTATAAACCCCTGTTAAATATTAATGAAACTCAATATGCAATTGCAAAATTAAAAAGTATTTTTTCACTTTCAATTGCTAAAAAATTAAATTTAATAAGAGTTTCAGCACCATTATTTTTAACATCAAGTAGTAGATTAAATGATGGATTAAATGGTGAAAAACCAGTTGTTTTTAGTGTTAAAGATTTTGATGATAAATTAGAAATAGTTCATTCATTAGCAAAATGAAAAAGACAAGCATTAGCAAACTATAATTTTAAAATGCATACTGGATTATATTGTGATATGAATGCGATAAGAAGAGAAGAAGAACTAGATTTTTTACATAGTATTTATGTTGATCAATGAGATTGAGAATTAATTATTGCAAAAGAAGAAAGAAACAAAGTAACTTTACAAAAAATTGCTAAAAATGTTTTTGATTGTTTAAAAACAACTGATAAAAAAATTAGAGCTCAATATCCTCAATTATCAAAAAAATTACCTAATAAATTATTTTTTATTTCTTCATCTGAATTACAAAAATTATATCCACATTTAACACCTGACCAAAGAGAATATGAAATAGTAAAAAAACACAAAGCAGTATTTATAACAGAAATTGGTCATCCTTTAGCTGATAAAGTTCCACATTCACTAAGAGCAAAAGATTATGATGATTGAAATCTAAATGGTGATTTAATTGTTTACCATGCACCTAATGATTGTGCTTTAGAAATTTCAAGTATGGGAATAAGAGTAGATGATTTAGCAATTATAAATCAATACAAAAAAACTAAAGAAGATATTGAAAATATTAGTTCATATCATAGTAATATTGTTAATTCAAAATTACCATATACTGTTGGTGGTGGTTTAGGTCAAAGTAGAATTGCGATGTTTTTATTAGAAAAACAACATATTGGAGAAGTTCAAGTAAGTATTTGATCAGATCAAGAAAAACAAAATTTAAAAAATAAAGGAATTAATTTATTATAA
- a CDS encoding MAG5150 family histidine triad lipoprotein: MKHKNKFLTFSLISISTIVAILVPTIVTSCAPSQQEDKKPEASNINKSTNYQSLKTNYNSAKVIINKIKVNSDKFIQKSEAFINLLKELKTDLEEIAKSANLSEEEKQQINTYISTWLTIASAEQISANQASEYTTSLNKLEDISEDLDLVMKTHITKLNNDNNEFFQNLEVINNKLLEKNIENEQLQSSLRNIWSFFLETLVDPDHFTEEEHLHEHDINPQTSNQHNHSHAAANLYYESLEWVDDFIKIINKETNNQTNKTILINSFTNIMQLVKKADATKENDINKKFELFKYNLETLIVQDSKTIYANLDFKLQEDSKTILSNIKTNLEMLLDELKLPKNSVSFEE, from the coding sequence ATGAAACACAAAAATAAATTTTTAACTTTTAGCTTAATTTCAATTAGTACAATTGTAGCTATTTTAGTACCTACAATTGTTACTTCATGTGCACCTTCTCAACAAGAAGACAAAAAACCAGAAGCTTCAAATATTAACAAATCAACAAATTATCAGTCTTTAAAAACAAATTATAATAGTGCAAAAGTTATTATTAATAAAATTAAGGTAAATTCAGATAAATTTATTCAAAAATCTGAAGCGTTTATAAATTTATTAAAAGAATTAAAAACAGATTTAGAAGAAATTGCAAAAAGTGCTAATTTAAGTGAAGAAGAAAAACAACAAATAAATACTTACATATCTACTTGATTAACTATTGCAAGTGCAGAACAAATTAGTGCAAATCAAGCATCAGAATATACAACTTCTTTAAATAAATTAGAAGATATATCAGAAGATTTAGATTTAGTAATGAAAACACATATAACTAAATTAAATAATGATAACAATGAGTTTTTTCAAAATCTAGAAGTTATTAATAACAAATTATTAGAAAAAAATATTGAAAATGAACAGCTACAAAGTAGTTTAAGAAATATTTGAAGTTTCTTTTTAGAAACATTAGTAGATCCAGATCACTTCACTGAAGAAGAACATTTACACGAACATGATATTAATCCTCAAACTTCCAATCAACATAATCACTCTCATGCTGCTGCTAATTTATATTATGAAAGTTTAGAATGAGTAGATGATTTTATTAAAATCATAAATAAAGAAACTAATAATCAAACTAATAAAACTATTTTAATTAATTCATTTACTAATATTATGCAACTTGTTAAAAAAGCGGATGCTACAAAAGAAAATGATATTAATAAAAAATTTGAATTATTTAAATACAATTTAGAAACTTTAATTGTTCAAGATTCAAAAACAATTTATGCTAATTTAGATTTTAAATTACAAGAAGATTCAAAAACTATTTTGAGTAATATAAAAACAAATTTAGAAATGTTATTAGATGAGTTAAAATTACCTAAAAATAGTGTCTCTTTTGAAGAATAA
- a CDS encoding NUDIX hydrolase yields the protein MKKDKLLYFTPWLSLYETEKGFIYSERRNIDSVAILCYRIIDNQREFLVHFQPLPEIKEKQKWDDCFPSPITGAIEENETYLQTAIRETFEEAGIFVTENNLIKSFRMLASTQSNEIVHGFIFDVTNLKQENPITDGSIFEQVSYNKWYSEIEFKKMVKNELTIASLAYLYYKLIEN from the coding sequence ATGAAAAAAGATAAACTACTGTATTTTACACCTTGATTAAGTCTTTACGAAACTGAAAAAGGTTTTATTTATTCAGAAAGAAGAAATATTGATTCAGTTGCTATTTTATGCTACCGAATCATCGATAATCAAAGGGAATTTTTAGTTCATTTTCAACCTCTTCCAGAAATAAAAGAAAAACAAAAATGAGATGATTGTTTCCCTAGCCCTATTACCGGTGCTATTGAAGAAAATGAAACATATTTACAAACTGCAATAAGAGAGACATTTGAAGAAGCAGGAATTTTCGTAACAGAAAACAATTTAATTAAATCATTTAGAATGTTAGCTAGCACGCAATCAAATGAAATTGTGCATGGTTTTATTTTTGATGTAACTAATTTAAAACAAGAAAATCCTATCACTGATGGTTCTATATTTGAACAAGTTAGTTACAATAAATGATACTCTGAAATAGAATTTAAAAAAATGGTTAAAAATGAATTAACCATTGCTAGTTTAGCTTATTTATACTACAAATTAATTGAAAATTAA
- a CDS encoding MAG0110 family membrane protein: MYQYNNTIDYSFTETKTQKKHKLLGLSLLWFSLGIFITILFSGVIASIPSVYISWINFTESRGISPQTFIYSSIIIEFFACFIFQLFFMYKREKTTSLVVSIIAYFVYVLISTASLTFFTLSLNAYSQLNVSQAVLMFLIPIVMFIIVGVLGYFEKIDFSKFTWLIIVGIIATILMWLLSFFTVFRSNKIWSLYFSLMIVVSLVIIGFNFQIIKKYDVQLETNGNRNNLAILGLSITFGFNLYILFVGLIWKVLMLMLRNK; this comes from the coding sequence ATGTATCAATACAATAACACTATTGATTACTCATTTACTGAAACAAAAACACAAAAAAAACACAAACTTTTAGGTTTGAGTTTACTTTGATTTAGTTTAGGAATATTTATAACTATTTTATTTAGTGGTGTCATTGCATCTATTCCTAGTGTATATATTTCATGAATTAATTTTACAGAAAGTAGGGGAATATCACCGCAAACATTTATATATTCTTCAATTATTATTGAGTTTTTTGCATGTTTTATTTTTCAACTATTTTTTATGTACAAACGAGAGAAAACAACGAGTTTAGTAGTTTCAATTATTGCATATTTTGTATATGTCTTAATAAGTACTGCTTCTTTAACTTTTTTTACATTATCTTTAAATGCTTATTCTCAACTAAATGTTTCTCAAGCCGTTTTAATGTTTTTAATACCTATTGTAATGTTCATAATTGTAGGTGTTTTAGGGTATTTTGAAAAAATAGATTTTAGTAAATTTACATGATTAATCATTGTAGGAATTATTGCAACAATTTTAATGTGATTACTTTCATTTTTTACAGTGTTTAGATCAAATAAAATTTGAAGTCTTTATTTTAGTTTAATGATAGTGGTTTCATTAGTTATAATTGGTTTTAATTTTCAAATAATTAAAAAATATGATGTTCAATTAGAAACTAATGGTAATAGAAATAATTTAGCAATACTGGGTCTAAGTATTACATTTGGATTTAATTTATATATCTTATTTGTTGGTTTAATATGAAAAGTGTTGATGTTAATGCTAAGAAATAAGTAA